Proteins from a single region of Theileria parva strain Muguga chromosome 1, complete sequence, whole genome shotgun sequence:
- a CDS encoding Zinc-finger of the MIZ type in Nse subunit family protein, with protein MENNDVQNELFGMTQAWSRYNDYLYILTNQLLSLTYAHKYFGTEESGSVLKEIFDNLCTEIEALKNFENNNKDKGIKYIESRDNFNFDKISKIITEILNNTSGKRSESLKRLGRRSSADSEDLQIEELKSTFSDQCPISRSTIIQPLTQKYCNDNNTCEHIFERSNLLQFLNKKDSITCPVIGCKKNIYKAYLHKDLELDYFKKKQKFHKHIENITSKPLFF; from the exons ATGGAAAACAATGATGTGCAAAACGAATTATTTGGCATGACACAGGCCTGGTCAAGGTACAACGACTATCTATACATCTTAACAAATCAACTACTCTCACTCACATACGCACACAAATATTTcg GCACTGAAGAGAGCGGCAGTGTGTTGAAGGAAATATTTGACAATTTATGTACCGAAATTGAAgctttaaaaaatttcgaaaataacaataaagATAAGG gtaTCAAATATATTGAATCAAGAgacaattttaactttgATAAGAtcagtaaaataataacgGAGATTTTAAACAACACCAGTGGTAAAAGGTCAGAGTCGCTAAAAAGGTTGGGAAGAAGATCGTCAGCAGATTCCGAAGATCTTCAGATTGAAGAGCTAAAGTCAACCTTCTCAGACCAGTGCCCAATTTCAAGAAGTACAATCATACAGCCACTCACACAAAAGTACTGTAATGACAATAACACCTGCGAACACATCTTTGAACGTAGCAACCTTCTACAATTCTT gaaTAAGAAGGATTCGATAACTTGCCCAGTAATAGGGTGTAAGAAAAACATTTATAAAGCGTATTTACACAAGGATTTGGAACTggattattttaaaaagaaACAGAAATTCCATAAACACATTGAAAATATCACCTCAAAACCTCTTTTCTTTTAA
- a CDS encoding cwf21 domain protein yields MHNGIGLRTPRGSGTNGYVQRSLAVMPVNKIAKLSRQSDSITRPKSKVDPQIILHEKKREIELKLMELRATLRISMTEEEVEEEITKQRKHMLNNLNLIPLNNLNLIPLNVNKNEHIMAEMKNRQISNIQNALKINTKPTTEDSHKDNTSKQSDDFKQSDDLKQSDDLKQSEDLKQSDDLKQSDDLKHSRIDKDDKHSDITGTTSRSLSYSSRSYTESSRSSRSRERYKRRYKSSRYKRSYSRSRSYSSRSSGSSSYSSRSSGSSSRSSRSSSSSRSVGRNRRYKSNYKNKRYRSYSSGR; encoded by the exons ATGCATAATGGAATTGGACTTCGTACTCCGAGGGGTAGTGGGACTAACGGATACGTCCAGCGCAGTTTGGCTGTGATGCCTGTGAATAAAATTGCCAAGCTTTCTCGCCAGTCCGACTCGATAACTCGCCCAAAGAGTAAAGTTGACCCTCAGATTATTCTGCACGAGAAAAAAAGGGAAATCGAACTCAAATTAATGGAATTAAGAGCGACGTTACGTATTTCAATGACTGAAGAAGAGGTTGAAGAGGAAATCACCAAGCAAAGGAAAcatatgttaaataatctcAACTTAATTCCGTTAAATAATCTCAACTTAATTCCATTAAATGTTAACAA gAATGAGCACATAATGGCAGAAATGAAGAATAGGCAAATCTCCAATATACAAAATGctcttaaaattaacacaaaACCAACAACCGAAGATTCTCACAAGGATAACACTTCTAAACAGAGTGATGATTTTAAACAGAGTGACGATCTTAAACAAAGTGACGATCTTAAACAAAGTGAAGATCTTAAACAAAGTGATGATCTTAAACAAAGTGATGATCTTAAACACAGTCGCATTGATAAAGATGACAAACACAGCGATATCACTGGTACCACAAGTAGAAGTCTTAGCTATAGTAGTAGAAGTTATACTGAAAGTAGTAGAAGTAGTAGAAGTAGAGAAAGATACAAGAGAAGATATAAAAGCTCAAGATATAAAAGAAGTTATAGTAGAAGTCGTAGCTATAGTAGCAGAAGTAGTGGAAGTAGTAGCTATAGTAGTAGAAGTAGTGGAAGTAGTAGTAGAAGTAGTAGAAGCAGTAGTAGTAGTAGAAGTGTTGGAAGGAATAGAAGATATAAATCcaactataaaaataaaagataTCGAAGTTACAGTAGTGGCAGATAA
- a CDS encoding putative integral membrane protein, which produces MRNKLNNLISIRTLNSFKFSKGRDLAKSWESVRNYDCVYLNLHKLDYNLLVTGNKFVKKQFGEYLAILDQIKKFNKKLVLIGLSRKAELASFGDVVMNNQLELFNLFLLLFQFQNNLLLDKRGVELLRRKCPNIYKLFVHKANYYYSQILHHLKSSHNERILIVIDEYLENFIDLKEKIRLDTDSFDFTHSFDFTHSFDFTDSFNFNDSFNFNDSFNFNDSFDFNDTFKFTEDMRNWSLFLCFYIFLPFLTLSSAVLYGVVNYFYSINRDKFISITIQDDAINSRKNREIKLNKNIQFYDTRRD; this is translated from the exons ATGAGGAATAaactcaataatttaatcagTATTAGAACTTTAAACAGTTTTAAATTCTCCAAGGGCAGGGATCTGGCGAAATCCTGGGAATCTGTTCGTAATTACGACTGTGTTTACCTGAACCTCCATAAACTTGACTATAACTTGCTAGTAACtggtaataaatttgtcAAAAAACAGTTTGGCGAGTATTTGGCCATTTTGgatcaaattaaaaaatttaacaagAAATTGGTCCTAATTGGACTCAGCCGGAAGGCTGAACTTGCATCCTTCGGCGATGTCGTCATGAACAACCAACTAGAACTCTTTAACCTATTCCTTCTCCTCTTTCAATTCCAAAACAACTTACTTCTCG atAAAAGAGGAGTTGAGTTGTTGAGGAGGAAGTGCCCGAATATATATAAGCTGTTTGTTCATAAGGCTAACTACTATTACAGCCAGATTTTACACC ATTTAAAATCATCGCATAACGAGCGGATCTTAATAGTCATTGACGAGTATTTGGAGAATTTTATCGATTTAAAGGAAAAAATCCGACTTGACACTGATAGTTTTGACTTTACTCACAGTTTTGACTTCACTCATAGTTTTGACTTTACTGATagttttaactttaatgacagttttaactttaatgacagttttaactttaatgaCAGTTTTGACTTTAATGACACTTTTAAGTTTACTGAAGACATGAGGAACTGGTCCCTTTTCCTATGcttttacatttttttaccctttttaACACTTTCTTCTGCAGTTTTGTACGGGGTTGTAAATTACTTCTACTCCATTAACAGGGATAAATTCATCTCAATCACAATTCAGGACGACGCAATTAATTCTCGAAAGAACAGAGaaattaaactaaataaaaatattcaattCTACGACACACGGCGggattaa
- the Faim2 gene encoding Inhibitor of apoptosis-promoting Bax1 family protein — protein sequence MAKTETANDVSDLFSKSSKNDVDLKMGSKEIHLPESINETDLHQITERVDPEKNCIDCIDCLGHDPEYDLFKDTPIYIRHQFIRKVFLIVVLQLLFTLAVTALVYFVPVIRDFLTRHPYISVGSATVYCVMTIVFIIFPKLLENRTVCICFLSAETTLLTLVVATVTCFYELKEISIALGVTVLVFSVLTVASFQIKYDLTRWFGFTIILSLIILSFGILVIVLPFKPLYLAFTILSTIVTCIYILVDVQLICGGKKKYQFSVDDYMLAASTLYCDFISLFIDMLRFFRF from the exons ATGGCGAAAACTGAGACGGCAAATGATGTTTCAGATCTATTCTCCAAATCAAGCAAAAATGACGTTGATCTGAAAATGGGATCTAAAGAAATACATTTGCCAGAATCAATCAACGAAACTGATCTTCACCAAATAACGGAACGCGTAGATCCTGAAAAAA ATTGTATAGATTGTATAGATTGTTTAGGCCATGATCCTGAGTATGATTTGTTCAAAGATACGCCAATTTATATAAGGCATCAGTTCATTAGAAAAGTGTTTCTGATTGTAGTATTACAGCTTCTGTTCACATTGGCAGTTACAGCACTAGTGTATTTTGTGCCTGTCATCAGGGATTTCTTGACGCGACATCCATACATCTCAGTTGGATCCGCAACCGTTTATTGTGTGATGACTATCGTTTTCATcatatttccaaaattattagaaaATAGAACTGTGTGCATTTGCTTCCTATCGGCAGAAACCACACTTTTAACTCTAGTAGTAGCCACAGTAACCTGCTTCTATGAACTCAAGGAAATATCAATCGCCCTGGGAGTAACAGTCCTAGTATTCTCAGTACTAACAGTAGCATCatttcaaattaaatacGATCTCACAA gatGGTTCGGATTTACGATAATTTTGTCACTGATAATCTTATCGTTTGGAATATTGGTGATTGTGCTTCCATTTAAGCCCCTGTATCTGGCGTTCACAATCCTCTCGACGATAGTAACCTGCATATACATTCTGGTTGACGTTCAGTTAATATGTGGAGGCAAGAAAAAATACCAGTTCAGCGTTGACGATTACATGTTGGCAGCCTCAACATTATACTGTGATTTCATATCACTCTTTATAGATATGCTACGCTTCTTTAGgttttaa
- the eef-2 gene encoding Elongation factor 2: MVNFTVDQMREIMGNPKNIRNMSVIAHVDHGKSTLTDSLVSKAGIIAAKNAGDARFTDTRADEQERCITIKSTGISMYFEHDLDDGKGVQPFLINLIDSPGHVDFSSEVTAALRVTDGALVVVDTIEGVCVQTETVLRQALSERIRPVLHVNKVDRALLELQMGPEEIYTTFLHTIENVNVIVATYNDQLMGDVQVYPEKGTVSFGSGLHGWAFTIETFAKIYNTKFGISKQKMMHYLWGDHFFSKTKKAWLSEASPDAPERAFCNFIMKPICSLFTNIINEDKEKYVPQLKSIGVELKGEDKELTGKQLLKRVMQIWLPAGDVLLQMIVSHLPSPFEAQKYRVENLYLGPMDDEAANAIRNCDPDGPLMMYISKMVPTSDKGRFYAFGRVFSGTVATGQKVRIQGPKYVPGDKTDLLVKNVQRTVLMMGRYTEQIQDVPCGNTCCLVGVDQYILKSGTITTFENAYNIADMKYSVSPVVRVAVKPKDSKELPKLVEGLKKLSKSDPLVLCTTEESGEHIIAGCGELHVEICLKDLRDEYAQIDFTVSDPVVSYRETVSAESYMTCLSKSPNKHNRLYMKAEPFAEGLSEAIEDGRITSRDEVKERANKLADEFGWDKNAAQKIWCFGPETTGPNLLVDMTSGVQYLAEIKDHCNSAFQWATKEGVLCDENMRGIRFNLLDVTMHADAIHRGSGQILPTCRRCLYACQLTAQPKLQEPIFLVDINCPQDAVGGVYSTLNQRRGHVFHEENRSGTPLVEIKAYLPVSESFGFTTALRASTSGQAFPQCVFDHWQLVSGDALEKGSKLNEIITQIRVRKGLKEDVPPLDNYYDKL, from the exons ATG GTAAATTTTACAGTTGATCAGATGCGTGAGATTATGGGTAATCCCAAGAACATTAGGAATATGTCAGTGATAGCCCATGTCGACCACGGAAAGTCCACTTTGACCGACTCTTTGGTGTCAAAAGCTGGAATCATAGCTGCTAAAAACGCGGGAGATGCGAGGTTTACCGACACCAGAGCGGATGAGCAGGAGCGTTGCATTACTATAAAATCCACAGGTATAAGCATGTACTTCGAACATGACCTGGATGATGGGAAAGGTGTTCAACCTTTTCTGATTAACTTGATTGACTCGCCCGGGCACGTTGACTTTTCAAGTGAAGTCACAGCCGCATTGAGAGTTACAGATGGTGCCTTGGTGGTCGTCGACACCATCGAGGGTGTGTGTGTTCAAACCGAAACAGTTTTACGTCAAGCCTTAAGTGAGCGTATAAGGCCAGTTTTGCACGTAAACAAGGTTGACCGTGCGCTTTTAGAGCTACAAATGGGCCCTGAGGAGATTTACACCACTTTCCTCCACACTATCGAGAATGTAAACGTCATTGTAGCGACTTATAATGACCAGTTGATGGGTGATGTCCAGGTTTACCCTGAAAAGGGAACAGTTTCCTTCGGTTCAGGACTTCACGGCTGGGCCTTCACGATAGAAACTTTCGCCAAAATATATAACACTAAATTCGGAATCAGCAAGCAGAAGATGATGCATTACCTCTGGGGAGATCACTTCTTCAGTAAAACTAAGAAGGCATGGCTAAGTGAAGCCTCGCCAGACGCACCTGAACGTGCCTTTTGCAACTTTATAATGAAGCCTATATGTTCATTATTCACCAATATAATTAACGAGGATAAGGAAAAGTATGTGCCTCAGTTAAAGAGCATTGGAGTTGAGTTAAAAGGCGAGGATAAGGAGCTGACTGGCAAGCAGCTGTTGAAAAGAGTAATGCAGATTTGGCTACCGGCTGGTGACGTTTTACTTCAAATGATAGTCAGTCATTTGCCATCTCCGTTCGAGGCCCAGAAATACAGAGTTGAGAATTTGTACTTGGGGCCTATGGACGATGAGGCTGCCAATGCAATTAGGAACTGTGACCCTGACGGGCCTCTGATGATGTACATAAGTAAGATGGTTCCCACGAGTGACAAGGGCAGGTTCTATGCATTTGGGCGTGTGTTTTCAGGCACAGTAGCAACGGGGCAAAAAGTGAGAATTCAAGGCCCGAAATACGTTCCAGGTGATAAAACTGATTTACTGGTCAAGAATGTGCAGAGAACAGTGTTGATGATGGGAAGGTACACTGAGCAAATCCAAGACGTGCCATGTGGCAACACATGCTGCTTAGTTGGAGTGGACCAGTACATTCTCAAGAGTGGTACAATTACAACCTTTGAAAATGCATACAACATTGCAGATATGAAGTACTCTGTGAGCCCAGTAGTGAGAGTCGCAGTTAAACCCAAAGATAGTAAGGAATTACCCAAGCTAGTGGAAGGCTTAAAGAAGTTAAGTAAAAGTGACCCGCTAGTGTTGTGTACTACTGAGGAGAGTGGGGAACATATTATTGCTGGTTGTGGTGAATTACATGTTGAGATTTGCCTGAAGGATCTGAGGGACGAGTATGCCCAGATCGACTTTACAGTTTCTGATCCCGTGGTATCTTACAGAGAAACTGTGTCAGCTGAATCTTACATGACCTGTTTGAGCAAAAGTCCAAACAAGCATAACAGGCTTTATATGAAGGCTGAGCCGTTTGCAGAAGGCTTATCAGAGGCCATTGAGGACGGCAGGATAACCAGCAGGGACGAAGTAAAGGAAAGGGCAAATAAATTAGCCGATGAGTTCGGCTGGGATAAAAATGCAGCTCAAAAAATTTGGTGTTTTGGCCCTGAGACTACGGGGCCGAATTTGCTAGTCGACATGACTTCTGGTGTCCAGTATTTGGCTGAGATTAAGGACCACTGTAACAGCGCGTTCCAGTGGGCCACTAAGGAAGGCGTACTCTGTGACGAGAACATGAGAGGAATACGCTTCAACCTGCTCGACGTCACAATGCACGCAGACGCCATTCACAGAGGCTCTGGGCAGATACTTCCCACATGCCGCAGATGCCTGTACGCCTGCCAATTAACAGCACAACCCAAACTTCAGGAACCAATCTTCCTCGTCGATATCAACTGCCCACAA GATGCGGTTGGAGGAGTGTATAGTACGTTGAATCAGAGGCGTGGTCATGTGTTTCACGAGGAGAATAGGTCGGGAACGCCCTTGGTAGAGATTAAGGCGTACTTGCCCGTTTCTGAGAGTTTTGGGTTCACGACTGCCTTAAGAGCGTCAACTAGCGGTCAAGCCTTTCCACAGTGTGTGTTTGACCACTGGCAACTGGTGAGCGGAGACGCGCTCGAAAAAGGCTCAAAACTCAATGAAATTATCACACAAATCAGGGTCAGAAAGGGCCTAAAAGAAGATGTTCCACCTCTTGATAACTACTATGATAAACTCTAA
- the TMBIM1 gene encoding Inhibitor of apoptosis-promoting Bax1 family protein: MASVVDDEAGVAGFYDPEKGGYSDQYKLSETTPVYIRHQFIRKVFTIVFLQLLFSFGFMLLAYYVESMRAFFIKYQVFGLVSLGIFFIASLVISFVPSLVRNTTGAFVAFGLMTPLMAIALATICCHFKSVEIAIAGGITTAVVLGLTLFAIQTKYSFTTWIPYVFVAGLCFMLVTFITFPLVYYLGFKTMRMIYAGVGALFCSIYILIDVQLIVGGGRKYEYSVDDYCLASIALYTDIITIFIDILRLVSS, from the exons ATGGCATCGGTAGTTGATGACGAAGCCGGCGTTGCCGGCTTTTACGATCCTGAGAAAG GCGGATATTCCGATCAATACAAACTGTCTGAAACCACACCCGTTTACATCCGCCACCAGTTCATCAGGAAAGTCTTCACCATTGTTTTTCTACAACTCTTG TTTTCGTTTGGATTTATGCTTTTGGCGTACTATGTAGAGTCGATGAGGGCGTTTTTCATTAAGTACCAGGTGTTTGGTTTGGTATCTTTGGGAATTTTCTTCATCGCTTCTCTAGTGATCAGCTTCGTACCATCGCTAGTGAGAAACACTACGGGTGCTTTTGTGGCATTCGGCCTCATGACGCCACTGATGGCAATAGCGTTGGCGACGATTTGCTGCCACTTCAAGTCGGTAGAAATTGCAATTGCGGGCGGAATCACAACGGCAGTGGTGCTAGGACTGACGTTGTTCGCAATTCAGACCAAGTACTCCTTCACCACGTGGATCCCATACGTGTTCGTGGCCGGACTTTGCTTCATGCTCGTCACCTTCATCACATTCCCACTCGTTTACTATTTAGGATTTAAGACCATGAGGATGATCTACGCAGGAGTAGGAGCACTCTTCTGCTCAATCTACATCCTCATCGACGTACAACTCATTGTCGGAGGCGGAAGAAAATATGAATACTCTGTTGACGACTACTGCCTGGCCTCCATTGCACTTTACACCGATATCATTACCATATTTATTGACATTTTAAGACTAGTCTCTtcttaa
- the pus10 gene encoding putative tRNA pseudouridine synthase Pus10 → MSNVKIEDVCNICTDLLIEKVTNLKSIKIKRKLPVRSKKSDNTELDSDKNNVNPDPNSEIIKILSEHRSAEKISSKCKLCEICDLSGQILIFKDLEFIDFLDSNDLFDGDLTDFNIHYFFKHFKVVETSPSVSPFLNKYNVLNGLNPLDFRNKILKGLNYYVICLYLLSDKNHTKFQNEIVLKAGGDLHLDFPDYFLHFNRLSLVETRLKRLVLDIFLRELSTVDQSSVLFRNFKKLQENHLLFAQLIQIKPYVRLTNGEYYLTISRNKISFIGYYNKFQRNISQTDWYLDRSDIMSVEKCIGLPLKKILNAQEYKLIGAGREDVNVRNLGNGRKAALELKNLTLDPFLLLYAIDFSEADFPNRKDSNPTDPVTLYHHNMEIDKDKITLADKKLIKDYFTRSHKGNPDTAKDNSDTLEDNVEDNSDTVEDNSDTVEDNSDTVEDNSDTVEDNSDTVEDNVEDNVEEDVKKVVKKVKDNAVVTFKNVRMSINCRIERRLLHSEIETHCKSYSCLIFSEGSLTFDMVKTLITGLQFPLLIKQKNPLRISHRRSQDTRERLVLDLKLNLIHPKLLLMYIKTTAGLYIKEFVNGDLGRTLPNLSKMLNTKLYPVSLDVLDIT, encoded by the exons ATGTCGAACGTTAAAATTGAGGATGTTTGTAACATTTGTACGGATTTACTGATAGAAAAAGTTACCAacttaaaatcaattaaaattaaacgtAAATTACCCGTCCGTAGTAAAAAATCAGATAACACTGAATTGGATtctgataaaaataatgtgaacCCAGACCCTAATtctgaaataataaaaatattaagtgaGCATAGAAGTGCTGAGAAAATCAGCtcaaaatgtaaattatgtgaGATTTGTGATCTCAGTGGtcagattttaattttcaaagACCTGGAgtttattgattttttgGACTCAAATGACCTTTTCGACGGAGACTTAACTGATTTCAATATTCATTACTTTTTCAAGCATTTTAAAGTAGTTGAAACTTCACCCAGTGTCTCTCcctttttaaacaaatacaATGTGTTAAACGGGTTAAATCCGCTGGATTTCAGGAATAAAATACTCAAGGGTTTAAACTATTACGTGATTTGTTTATACTTGTTAAGTGATAAAAACCATACAAAGTTTCAGAATGAAATTGTGTTAAAGGCTGGAGGTGATTTACATCTTGATTTTCCAGACtattttcttcattttaaCAGGCTAAGCTTGGTGGAAACCAGGTTAAAGCGCTTAGTTTTGGACATATTTCTAAGGGAGTTAAGTACTGTTGACCAGTCAAGTGTTTTGTTTaggaattttaaaaaattacagGAAAACCATCTCCTGTTTGCGCAGTTAATTCAGATTAAACCCTATGTTCGGTTAACTAACGGTGAATATTACCTAACAATTTCCAGGAATAAAATCTCATTTATCGGTTACTACAACAAGTTTCAACGTAACATTTCTCAAACTGACTGGTACTTAGATCGGTCCGAC ATAATGAGTGTTGAGAAATGTATTGGATTACCGTTGAAGAAGATATTAAATGCTCAGGAGTATAAGCTGATTGGTGCTGGAAGGGAGGATGTAAATGTGCGTAATCTCGGAAATGGTAGAAAAGCGGCTTTAGAACTTAAAAACTTAACTCTGGATCCTTTTCTATTACTCTACGCCATTGACTTTTCAGAGGCTGATTTTCCAAACAGGAAAGATTCTAATCCAACCGACCCAGTGACACTCTATCACCACAATATGGAAATTGACaaggataaaataacactcGCAGATAAGAAACTAATCAAGGATTATTTCACACGTTCACATAAAGGGAATCCGGACACAGCCAAGGATAATTCTGACACTCTTGAGGATAATGTTGAGGATAATTCTGACACAGTTGAGGATAATTCTGACACAGTTGAGGATAATTCTGACACAGTTGAGGATAATTCTGACACAGTTGAGGATAATTCTGACACAGTTGAGGATAATGTTGAGGATAATGTTGAGGAAGATGTTAAGAAAGTTGTTAAGAAAGTTAAGGACAATGCAGTGGTAACATTTAAGAATGTGAGGATGTCGATAAACTGTAGAATAGAACGGCGGTTGTTGCATTCTGAGATTGAAACCCACTGCAAGAGTTACAgttgtttaattttctcCGAGGGTTCACTAACGTTTGATATGGTCAAAACTTTGATCACTGGGCTCCAATTTCCTTTACTAATTAAGCAGAAGAATCCACTCAGGATCTCTCATAGAAGATCCCAAGACACAAGAGAGAGGCTGGTTTTGGACCTAAAACTAAACTTAATTCACCCGAAACTGTTGTTAATGTACATTAAAACGACTGCAG ggCTTTATATTAAGGAATTTGTAAACGGAGACTTGGGAAGGACATTACCAAACCTCTCAAAAATGCTAAACACTAAATTATACCCAGTTAGCCTAGACGTTCTGGACATAACTTGA